A genomic region of Herbaspirillum sp. DW155 contains the following coding sequences:
- a CDS encoding UvrD-helicase domain-containing protein: MQNLLHNLNEEQLAAVTLPAQSALILAGAGSGKTRVLTTRIAWLIQTGQVSPAGILAVTFTNKAAKEMTARLSGMLPINTRGMWIGTFHGLCNRLLRAHHKDAGLPQTFQILDTQDQLSAIKRLLKQMNVDDEKYPPRNLMYFINSAKDQGLRAKDVDAYDDYNRKFVELYELYDQQCQREGVVDFAELLLRTYELLSRNQPLREHYQSRFRHILVDEFQDTNDLQYKWLKLMAGQHNAVFAVGDDDQSIYAFRGANVGNMQAFEQEFHVQNLIKLEQNYRSHGHILDTANELIANNSKRLGKNLRTDAGHGEQVRVYEATSDLQEAQWIIEQVKDLIAEGWARSEIAILYRSNAQSRVLEHALFSSAIPYRVYGGQRFFERAEIKHAIAYLQLMDNLHNDSAFLRVVNFPTRGIGAKAMESLQDAARQYGCSLYAAVPYVAGKAGSSLNAFIKLIEGARFETQHLPLPEMVKVVLDLSGLMTHYRNEKEGADRIENLEQLVSAATLFVSEEGYGLDAPAFLGPQAQASAGTAITTADGVEVLDADAPLVTIMSPLSAFLSHASLEAGDNQAQAGQDALQLMTVHSAKGLEFDAVFITGMEEGLFPHENSAKEEGGVEEERRLMYVAITRARKRLFMTFSQTRMLHGQTRYNMRSRFFDEMPEQSIKWLSPKIAQHHWFANPKSAWDEVPEAGNNRIAQSFTRQTDSGWRIGQNVSHAKFGEGVIVNIEGGGGAARAQINFGKFGMKLLDLSVAKLDKI, encoded by the coding sequence ATGCAAAATCTTCTCCACAACCTCAACGAAGAGCAGCTCGCCGCCGTGACGCTGCCCGCGCAATCGGCGCTGATCCTGGCCGGTGCCGGTTCCGGCAAGACCCGTGTGCTGACTACCCGCATCGCCTGGCTGATCCAGACCGGGCAGGTCTCGCCTGCGGGCATCCTCGCGGTGACCTTCACCAACAAGGCCGCCAAGGAAATGACCGCGCGCCTCTCGGGCATGCTGCCCATCAATACGCGCGGCATGTGGATCGGGACTTTCCACGGACTGTGCAATCGCCTGCTGCGCGCGCATCACAAGGATGCCGGCCTGCCGCAGACCTTCCAGATCCTGGATACGCAAGACCAGCTCTCGGCCATCAAGCGCCTGTTGAAGCAGATGAACGTGGACGATGAGAAATACCCGCCGCGCAACCTGATGTACTTCATCAACAGCGCCAAGGACCAGGGTCTGCGCGCCAAGGATGTGGATGCCTACGACGACTACAACCGCAAGTTCGTCGAACTCTACGAGCTCTACGACCAGCAGTGCCAGCGCGAAGGCGTGGTGGATTTTGCCGAGCTGCTCTTGCGCACCTATGAATTGCTCTCGCGCAACCAGCCGCTGCGCGAGCACTACCAGAGCCGCTTCCGTCACATCCTGGTCGATGAGTTCCAGGACACCAACGACCTGCAATACAAATGGTTGAAACTCATGGCCGGCCAGCACAATGCCGTCTTTGCGGTGGGCGACGATGACCAGAGCATCTACGCCTTCCGTGGCGCCAACGTGGGTAACATGCAGGCCTTCGAGCAGGAATTCCATGTCCAGAACCTGATCAAGCTGGAGCAGAACTATCGTTCGCACGGCCACATCCTCGACACCGCCAACGAACTGATCGCCAACAACAGCAAGCGCCTGGGCAAGAACCTGCGCACCGATGCCGGCCACGGCGAGCAGGTGCGCGTCTATGAAGCCACCAGCGATCTGCAGGAAGCGCAGTGGATCATTGAGCAGGTCAAGGATCTGATCGCCGAAGGCTGGGCGCGCAGCGAGATCGCCATCCTCTATCGTTCCAATGCGCAGTCGCGGGTGCTGGAACATGCGCTGTTCAGCTCGGCCATTCCCTATCGCGTCTATGGCGGCCAGCGCTTCTTCGAGCGCGCCGAAATCAAGCACGCGATTGCGTACCTGCAGTTGATGGACAACCTGCACAATGATTCGGCCTTCCTGCGCGTGGTCAATTTCCCCACGCGCGGCATTGGCGCCAAGGCCATGGAATCCTTGCAGGATGCGGCGCGCCAGTACGGTTGCTCGCTCTATGCAGCCGTTCCTTACGTGGCGGGCAAGGCCGGTTCGTCGCTGAACGCCTTCATCAAGCTGATCGAAGGCGCGCGCTTCGAGACCCAGCATCTGCCGCTGCCGGAGATGGTCAAGGTGGTGCTGGACCTGTCCGGCCTGATGACCCACTACCGCAACGAAAAGGAAGGCGCAGACCGCATCGAGAACCTGGAGCAGCTGGTCAGTGCGGCCACGCTCTTCGTCTCGGAAGAGGGCTATGGCCTCGATGCGCCGGCCTTCCTCGGCCCGCAGGCGCAGGCCTCGGCCGGCACGGCCATCACCACCGCCGATGGCGTGGAAGTGCTCGATGCCGATGCGCCGCTGGTGACCATCATGTCGCCGCTGTCGGCCTTCCTCTCGCATGCCTCGCTGGAGGCGGGCGACAACCAGGCGCAGGCCGGCCAGGATGCCTTGCAATTGATGACGGTGCACTCGGCCAAGGGGCTGGAGTTCGATGCGGTCTTCATCACCGGCATGGAAGAGGGATTGTTCCCGCATGAAAACAGCGCCAAGGAAGAAGGCGGTGTGGAAGAAGAGCGCCGCCTGATGTACGTGGCCATCACGCGCGCGAGGAAGCGCCTCTTCATGACCTTCTCGCAGACCCGCATGCTGCACGGCCAGACGCGCTACAACATGCGCTCACGCTTCTTCGATGAAATGCCGGAGCAGTCGATCAAGTGGCTCTCACCCAAGATCGCCCAGCATCACTGGTTCGCCAACCCCAAGTCGGCCTGGGATGAAGTGCCGGAAGCGGGCAACAACAGGATCGCCCAGAGCTTCACGCGCCAGACCGATTCCGGCTGGCGCATCGGCCAGAACGTGTCGCACGCCAAGTTCGGCGAGGGTGTCATCGTCAACATCGAAGGTGGTGGCGGCGCGGCGCGGGCGCAGATCAACTTCGGCAAGTTCGGCATGAAGTTGCTCGATCTGTCGGTGGCCAAGCTGGACAAGATCTGA
- a CDS encoding carbohydrate kinase gives MTQSAAFVVFGEALTDFIRQPDGQWRAIPGGACWNVARAAARLGVPTGYAGSVSTDVFGAELYALTEAAGLDMRFTQQHAKAPLLAMVTSTTPPDYFFIGDDSADLHFDPQRLPAGWMDEARVLHFGCISLAREPLASRLLQIAQEAALRNKKIAFDPNWRKLMDSPSYRILLQQLLSLSHYVKVSDEDLERLFPGDGNALATLQSLAPQAEILYTLGARGMQWIKGQQFIDQPAYRVDVVDTVGCGDASMGGWIASQLRQPEAPAQVHLQCAAAGAAIAASKAGAYAATWDEVQAMIEHG, from the coding sequence ATGACCCAGAGCGCCGCATTCGTCGTCTTCGGCGAAGCCCTGACCGATTTCATCCGCCAGCCTGACGGCCAGTGGCGCGCCATTCCCGGCGGCGCCTGCTGGAACGTGGCGCGCGCCGCCGCCCGCCTGGGCGTGCCCACCGGCTATGCCGGCAGCGTCAGCACCGATGTCTTCGGCGCCGAGCTGTACGCCCTCACCGAAGCGGCCGGGCTGGACATGCGCTTCACCCAGCAGCACGCCAAGGCACCGCTGCTGGCCATGGTGACCTCGACCACGCCGCCCGATTATTTCTTCATCGGCGACGACAGCGCCGACCTGCATTTCGACCCGCAACGCCTGCCGGCCGGCTGGATGGACGAGGCCCGCGTGCTGCACTTCGGCTGCATCAGCCTGGCCCGCGAACCGCTGGCCTCGCGCCTCTTGCAGATCGCACAGGAAGCCGCGCTGCGCAACAAGAAGATCGCCTTCGATCCCAACTGGCGCAAGCTCATGGACAGCCCGTCCTATCGCATCCTGTTGCAGCAGTTGCTGTCGCTGTCGCATTACGTGAAGGTGTCCGACGAAGACCTGGAGCGTCTCTTCCCCGGTGACGGCAATGCGCTGGCCACCTTGCAATCGCTGGCCCCGCAGGCGGAGATCCTCTACACCCTGGGTGCCAGGGGCATGCAGTGGATCAAGGGGCAGCAGTTCATCGACCAGCCGGCCTATCGCGTCGATGTCGTCGATACGGTCGGCTGCGGCGACGCCTCCATGGGCGGCTGGATCGCAAGCCAGCTGCGCCAGCCGGAGGCACCGGCGCAGGTCCACCTGCAATGCGCGGCAGCCGGCGCGGCCATTGCGGCCTCCAAGGCCGGTGCCTATGCCGCCACCTGGGACGAAGTGCAGGCCATGATCGAACACGGCTGA
- a CDS encoding molecular chaperone DnaJ: MKKSTEQAVTISDSQQSAPLSPAQRRFNDLIAKIKTRRARLLEWDKSSSDFHKKYAEQFIPLDQELRELHIQSIHRLHEAWSQKGLTKGERVTLSEIIADMAFATLRHTDDIELKLIYNQHSGSDYDGEARADLDDMKQAMEEALDMDLGDELDGASPEEMMEKLQAVLDEKERQYLAAEQAREEARRASRKKSARQQAAETKKEAERTELSKSIREVYRKLASALHPDREPDASERERKTMLMQQVNQAYEKNDLLRLLELQLELEHIDQHALNGIHEERLVHYNQILKEQLGELDQEIRHVEMHFKQSFGLSPHARVNPAMIVRNLNKDLTVMREERQHVRSQLADFGDVQHIKLWLKHAKRQRARLWDEDGLY; the protein is encoded by the coding sequence ATGAAAAAATCCACCGAACAAGCTGTCACGATCTCCGACTCGCAACAGAGCGCCCCCCTGTCGCCCGCGCAACGACGCTTCAACGATCTCATCGCCAAGATCAAAACACGGCGCGCACGACTCCTGGAATGGGACAAAAGCTCCTCGGACTTTCATAAGAAGTATGCAGAGCAATTCATTCCACTAGACCAGGAATTGCGTGAACTCCACATCCAGTCCATCCATCGCCTGCATGAAGCTTGGTCGCAAAAAGGGCTGACCAAGGGTGAGCGGGTGACGCTCTCGGAGATCATTGCCGATATGGCTTTCGCCACGCTTCGCCATACCGACGATATCGAATTGAAACTGATCTATAACCAGCACAGCGGCTCGGACTACGATGGCGAAGCAAGAGCCGACCTCGACGATATGAAGCAAGCGATGGAGGAAGCGCTGGATATGGATCTGGGGGACGAACTCGACGGCGCCTCGCCAGAGGAGATGATGGAAAAGCTGCAAGCCGTCCTCGATGAAAAGGAGCGCCAATATCTCGCTGCCGAGCAGGCCCGGGAAGAAGCCAGGCGCGCCAGCCGCAAGAAGTCGGCCCGCCAGCAGGCAGCAGAAACAAAGAAGGAAGCCGAACGCACCGAATTGAGCAAGTCCATCCGCGAGGTCTATCGCAAGCTCGCCAGCGCCTTGCACCCTGACCGCGAGCCCGACGCCAGCGAGCGTGAGCGCAAGACCATGCTGATGCAGCAAGTCAATCAGGCCTACGAGAAAAACGATCTGCTCAGATTGCTCGAACTACAGCTCGAACTGGAGCACATCGATCAGCATGCCCTCAACGGCATCCACGAAGAACGTCTGGTCCACTACAACCAGATCCTGAAGGAGCAACTGGGCGAGCTCGATCAGGAAATTCGTCATGTCGAAATGCACTTCAAACAGTCGTTCGGCCTCTCACCCCATGCGCGCGTCAATCCAGCCATGATCGTGCGCAACCTGAACAAGGACCTGACCGTGATGCGAGAGGAGCGACAGCATGTGCGAAGCCAGCTGGCTGACTTCGGCGATGTCCAGCACATCAAGCTGTGGCTCAAGCATGCCAAACGTCAACGCGCCCGCCTGTGGGATGAGGACGGGCTTTATTGA